In Gossypium arboreum isolate Shixiya-1 chromosome 3, ASM2569848v2, whole genome shotgun sequence, the sequence TCTAACATGCTAAAAGATggaatgaatattaaatttatacatcAACGTATAATAATTTTATGTCGAAAATGTTGTTAGTGGTTTGTGAAAATTGGGTTAAATTAAAGTTTCACCTATAGAATTGCACATTGAACTAAAATtcatgtatagttttgatatttatccTCTAAATATTTTACAGTTTGAATCGCTTGCTTTAAATGTACTCTATAGCTAAATTGATAGAAGGACTTGATTAATACAATATTGAATTTTAAGGACtcgattaaaatattttaaaattaaaagattgattttgaaaatttagacAATAGTTGGAAATGAATCAattaaatatatttgaaatattagttGAGGAATGGACAAGCGGAAACGGCTGTTGTCTCAATTATCCAATATGCagtttaccaaaacacccttctGATCCAAACTATATTACCCTTATGCCTGTAACGGCTAGTTACAGAACCTGCAACAAATTTAAAACAATCGACTAAGGGAACGGCTTCCAAGAACAAAAAGGAACATACTACTTGCCAAAGCCTTTGACTCTCTACCGGCTAGTTTACGCTCCTCTTCATCGTATCTTAGATCTCCGGGGACGAAAAATGGACGAATTTCAAATCAACGGTGCTGGCGACGAAGAAGTAATCGGCGACGAATTCTACGAAAAGATTGAGGCTCCCAAGTTCGTAGACCTCGCCGCACCTGATCGTTGCCGCACTGAAAATGATGACCGTTTCTGGTTTTGCCTCCGTGTCGGTAAGGTCCATTTTGCTTGAAACTATAATTTGATTTCGCAGATAAGATCAAAGCTTACATTTGTGGTTGGGTTTCATTAATTTGGTTTAAAACAAACTAGTGTTCGATGTTAGGTCTCAATGATGTTTTTTGTTGTTCTTGTTTCTCAGGATGTGATCAAAAGCATGAAGAAGAAATGGATCCTGaagaaatttataaaaattttgtgcTTAGGGTTAGTACAAAATTTGCTTCCTTTTTTGTTTTCCCTTTTCattttttcatgtttttaagTGATTGCTGAACTTAAAGAACTGAATCTTTCAGGTTATGGCCGCTAGGAGTCCAAGTGTTGGGCTTAGAAAAGCTCTTTGCAGAAGAGACTCAAGGTATATACATGGAAATGTTCTTCACTGAGATTTGCATTCTATTTTTTCTTCATCGATTGTTTGCTTTTATATACAATGCGTACTTCGTACCTATAACTCCTCCAAGCCCTTAAACGTGCTTAAGCATGCTTGAACTCATGTCCTTCTTGTTGCAATGATGATGGTACTGATTCAGGCTGTTTTTTATTGTGATTTTAGGTCGAAATTGGAATGTCCCCGTACGGTTCCTGCTAAATCTTCAAAGTCTAGAGTGTCAAGGTTGGCTATGATCTCATCCATTTCAACAAAGATGGGTGAAACTAAAGTGAAAGTTAAGCAGAGTTCGACTACCCCAAATGTGAAGAAGGCAACAGCAGCAAAGCAACCATCTACTAAGGCCTTGACAACTCCAAGGAACAAGAAAGGGGTGTCGAATCCAGGTACTTTTCGAAGTGTTAGGAACCCAAAACCGACTACGGTTGAGGTGCCAAAGGATAGAGTGGTGGCAAAGGCTTTGGTCTTTCATTCTCCAAAGAAGGTAGTGAAGTTGAAGAAGTCTGTGGAATGGAGTAGTTCATTAAGGAGGATATGTTCAGGGATGAAGAAGCTTGAGATTACTGATGGGAGTAAGAAGAATGCATTGGGGTGTAGTAAACCATTAGCTGCTTCAAGGAAACAGTTAAGAGGGCGAGAGGTTAAAAGCCGAGTATACGATTCTTTGCATTGCCAGAATCAGAAGACTCAAGAAGCTAAATCTATAAATCgtttgaagaaaaagaagaacGAAAATGAGTTACCATTGTCTGAAGCTGCTTTGGGTCGTCATCAGGATGAAAAGGACACAATTGAGAGTACTTCTAAGAATCCGTTAGATATATTGGAGCAAGCAACAGGTCCCTCAAGGAGCAGCCATGAAGAGAACATTGAACCATGTCCTAAGGACAATGAAATCCCTGAAGCAACAGAGGGCGACGACGACAAAGAAAATGCGATGGCATCTAATATCAGAGTAAGTGAAAGCAAAGTCATGGAAATTGACAATAACAAGGAAAATTATGCAGCTTCTGATGAAAACAGGTATGGAATTCATGACATGTTTGTTCAtacttttgtttatttattattcactTGCATTTACTGTTGAATTTGCACCAAAATTTATTGTAGAAAATTGGATTGTGGCACGGGCAAGTTGACGAATGAGACTCATAAAAACATTCAAAAGGTAGCTTGTTTATAAAGTTATATCCTTTGTTTGTTGTGTAATATAACTTTCTGGTTTTTCTAATGTCTGTTCATGATGATGCAGGTTGCTAAAGTGATGAGTAAGACAATGAAAGAAAACTCCACCGCAGTTAAAGGTGCTCAAGGAATGAATTACAGAAAGCCTAAGCTTACAAATCCGAAGCCTTTTCGATTTAGAACAGATGTATGGCATtgtttattgtagatattattaaaATGCAAAATGGGCATCAAAATTTCTTTAATTTATCCTGATAATTTTCTGGCTGTTCAGGAAAGAGGAATTTTAAAGGAAGCAAACTTGGAGAAGAAGCATCTTCAAGCACCTGAAGGCAGTGACAATGAATCAGATACAAGAACACATAAAGATCAACCAGTAAGTTAAAAATTTCTATTTGTTTCCCATAGCTGTGTTCATTGGTCATCCAGGGAATTTGCTGAAGTTAATCCTATGGTATATACTGTACTTTGTAGCAAACCGTCAAGACCTCTAGCTTGATGAAACCGAAAGGATCCATGGAAAGAAAGATTTCAACCATTCCCCAAAAACGTACCGCTCATATGCATCAAAAGGCAACTCAAAAATCCGAGGGTGGATCAGAGAAGACTAGACCACGAGTGTAAGTAACAAATCTGGAAATATCATTTGCTTTTTCATCAATGAAAATAAATTTGTATGTTCTCTAAAGGATAAAAAACTATATTTCTAATTCTTACAGGGTAGCAGCATTGAGTAGGAAGAAACTCGGTGCAATTAAGGAAATGTCACCTACAATGGCCAGACCCCTTAAGGGAACGTCGGACCCTAACAAGAATGGAACTTCCTTGACGAAGAAGGCATCATCATCGCAGCGAAGAAGGCATACAACCATACCAAAAGAGCCAAACTTTCATAGCCTTCATGCTCCAAAAAGCTGCACAAAGAGAGTAGTAGCATGATGCAAGTGTATTTGCCTTGGTCACTAGCCAgccacccctttttttttctgaACACTCATTTGCTTGCTTGAATTGTTTCAATCTTTTGAGGGAATGCCAAGTTCCTTTTCAAGTAATTGTTTCTAAGCTGTAACATTTGTGCTACAAGAATGACATTGTATGAATTCATTTATAATATGCAAATATTCAAGATTTTTACTAATGGAGTTAGCAAGATAATATACATATCAAGTGTATTAAGGAAAGGACATAATGTGCCTAAAGCTACTTAAGTTTATAACTTGCAATATATGTAATAGAGTATGTGCTAATTTGAACAAGTACTCAAGCAATAAAATTACACTATTATCTTTTAGAGTTTTCATTTAAAGCATCTTGCTATTAAAATTATTGCTATGGCCTTCTCTGTTTCCACTGCATGCACAAATCGAAAGCTTTCCTTCCCCTTCTTTTTTATAAGTTTAGTTTTTTTCCGTTGAAATAGTTTTAAACGTTGCGAGTTTGCGAACCAAAATTCAAACAACTTTCTTCTCTAATGTCTGACATTGGCCGTTAAATTGACTTGGATCTAACGTATGTTGTTCTATTCATAGATGGGCGATTGCAACTGGACCGATCGTTGAATCGTTACTTTGAGCCCAAtaattggatttttttttaaaaaacttaacaacccagtaacataaataaaaactttcgaatagctCAGTAacttaaattaaaaactttcgattaattcaatgatcattttataactttttaaagttaaataactaaaacgtgaacttactaataatttagtaacCTTAAATGCAGTTTACCTAATTTTTAATTCTAAAAGAAGCCCAATTCATGAGGCCATTTTTTGTGCCCAAAAAGCTCAAACGATACTATCCAGAGTAAGAATAAACCCAACCAGGAAAAAAAACAGTCACTGAATCTAGGGTTTCTCTTGGTGTTTGCCTTAAAGCTTATTCAGTCAGTGAATTAAGCTGCTTTGTGGGAAATCaaaggaggaaaaaaaaaaagaacaaaaaatgtTGGATATCAATTTGTTCAGAGAAGAAAAGGGTCACAAGCCAGAGATCATTCGTGAATCTCAACGCCGTCGTTTCGCCAAGGTCGAAGATGTCGATGCCATCATCGACCTTGACAAAGTCTATCGTCAATGTAATTACACGCTTTCATTTCTCACGTTTCGATTtgcttattcttttatttattttctaataaTAAAATGTCTGTAACAGTGTTGTATGATCTCGAAAATCTGCGAAAAGAGTTCAACAAGATCAATAAGCAAGTTGCTCAACTTAAAATTGTGGGTTTCTTTCTCTATctcgtttttttttcttttagtgatagttttttcttctataatttcatttttattgtttgaattggtGTGGAAAAAAGGCTAAGCAAGATGCAACGGAGACGATTGCAAAAACAGAGGAGATTAAACAGAAGATCGCTGTGAAAGATACTGAAGTTAAGGATGCTTGGGCTGTTTTGAAATCTAAATTGGAGAAAATTGGGAATCTTGTGCATGATTCGGTTCCAATCAGTGACGATGAAGTGAGTTACACTGCAAATTTTTATTCATTTGGATAGTTTTTTATTGCTAAATAGTTTTAATTAGAATATTTTGACTTATTTCACTAAAATAATACAGGCAAATAATGCTGTGATTAGAACTTGGGGTGAGAAGCGGTCAGAGCCTAAGCTAAAGAATCATGTTGACCTTGTCGAGCTTCTCGGGATTGCTGATACGAAAAAGGGTAATACATTTTTTTGAGAGTGAACATGCTTTGGCTTGCGTAATGTGAATGCATTTCTTTGGGAGGAGAAAATATGAATATATGATACATTTCGTGCATGAAATCGgctggcaaattggcttggtttGTTTTTATTGTTGAATCGGTTTAACTGATTACCCCACGCTTTGTACTATAGGCGCTGATGTAGCAGGAGGGAGAGGTTTCTACCTTAAAGGAGACGGGGTGCGTCTCAATCAAGCTTTGATCAATTTTGGGCTTGATTTTTTGGAGAAAAGGGGGTATACAGCATTGCAAACACCTTTCTTCATGAGGAAAGATGTTATGGCCAAGTGTGCTCAATTGGCCCAGTTCGATGAGGAACTTTACAAGGTAACATTTGCATGTTGCTTCGAAGGTCTTTTCTTTCCTTGTACCATTGAGATGCTCTTGATTCATAGATGACTTAGTTCTTCTTGATACTGATTTTACTTCCTATTAAGGAATGTTCTCTTATATATTATGAAAAAGGAACAAAAAGAAGTGTTGGTTGttttttaatgttcaaaaatGTGTTCTTCATTTGGCGGTTCATTGTTGTGACTGTTATTTTCTATTCGTATAATAAGAAAGCATATCTGGTTTTGTTAGGTGACCGGTGAGGGTGATGACAAGTATCTTATTGCAACAGCCGAACAGCCCCTCTGTGCTTACCACGTGGATGATTGGATCCAGCCCTCGGAGCTACCTATAAGGTTCTAATCATGTCAAAATGATGCCTCCATTGCTATTAAAAAATTGTCTTCCTTTTTGTTTATGAAAACTGTTTTTTCCCAGGTATGCTGGATTTTCTTCTTGCTTTCGTAAAGAAGCCGGTTCACATGGCCGTGATACTTTGGGGATTTTCCGGGTTCATCAATTTGAGAAAGTGGAGCAATTCTGCATTACCAGCCCAAATGGCAATGATTCGTGGGACATGCACGAGGAAATGTTGAAGAACTCTGAGGAATTTTATCAGGAGGTAAGACATTTTTCGAATTTCTTGAACGCAAAAGATTCCCAGCCTttcacctaattccatttctatttATAATTAGGAGTCTTTAAATGTCGACTTTATCTGGACCAGTGAACCTAATCAGGCTAGCTTCATAGGTTATCAATGGGCAGTTCTTGTGGTCTTAATAAGAAAACGAATCTTTGCCCTCCAACTTAAGTTGCTGTAATTTGCCTTTTATTAAAAGTTTGACTTTGCATGGATTTGTGTAAACCCCATTTTGCAGATAAAGCTACCTTATCAAATCGTCGCCATTGTTTCTGGCGCTCTTAATGATGCCGCTGCCAAGAAATATGATTTGGAAGCATGGTTTCCTGCATCTCAAACTTACAGAGAGCTGGTGTCTTGCTCGAATTGTACAGATTATCAATCAAGGCGACTAGAAATCAGATACGGGCAGAAAAAGGTAGGTCCTGTTGGTTTATCCTGTTATAGATGAGGAAATTTGTGGTTCATGCTTTGTGATTGTTTCTGTTGTTTTCGTCTTTCAGAACAATGAACAGGCAAAACAATATGTTCATCTGTTGAACTCGACTCTCACCGCAACAGAAAGGACCATGTGCTGCATACTTGAGACTTACCAGAAAGAAGATGGTGTCGAAATACCCGAAGTTTTACAACCGTACATGGGCGGGAAGTCTTTCCTGCCTTTCAAGACCAAGCCGGCACCCGAAGCTAAAGGGAAGAAATCAAAGGCCTAGTAAGGCTCAAATTGGCTAAAACTATTTTTGTTGCTCCGAAATTGTTTgtctttaaccttttctttatgATCAAACTTGAGTATACCATTGAATTATTTGTGGTACATTGCAAAAGATAATCCGAATCCCCGCCTTGATACTACGTTTCGAGGTGTTGTTGGAACAAGCAGAAGGTGACATTTGAGGATTTGTATAACCATtgtagttttaagttttaattgaaTGTTTTCTCTTTGATGTACAATAGAAtggatttttgttcttttttggtTATCTTAAAGTCTCGAATTTTTGCAT encodes:
- the LOC108474795 gene encoding uncharacterized protein LOC108474795 isoform X1, translating into MDEFQINGAGDEEVIGDEFYEKIEAPKFVDLAAPDRCRTENDDRFWFCLRVGCDQKHEEEMDPEEIYKNFVLRVMAARSPSVGLRKALCRRDSRSKLECPRTVPAKSSKSRVSRLAMISSISTKMGETKVKVKQSSTTPNVKKATAAKQPSTKALTTPRNKKGVSNPGTFRSVRNPKPTTVEVPKDRVVAKALVFHSPKKVVKLKKSVEWSSSLRRICSGMKKLEITDGSKKNALGCSKPLAASRKQLRGREVKSRVYDSLHCQNQKTQEAKSINRLKKKKNENELPLSEAALGRHQDEKDTIESTSKNPLDILEQATGPSRSSHEENIEPCPKDNEIPEATEGDDDKENAMASNIRVSESKVMEIDNNKENYAASDENRKLDCGTGKLTNETHKNIQKVAKVMSKTMKENSTAVKGAQGMNYRKPKLTNPKPFRFRTDERGILKEANLEKKHLQAPEGSDNESDTRTHKDQPQTVKTSSLMKPKGSMERKISTIPQKRTAHMHQKATQKSEGGSEKTRPRVVAALSRKKLGAIKEMSPTMARPLKGTSDPNKNGTSLTKKASSSQRRRHTTIPKEPNFHSLHAPKSCTKRVVA
- the LOC108474795 gene encoding uncharacterized protein LOC108474795 isoform X2 codes for the protein MDEFQINGAGDEEVIGDEFYEKIEAPKFVDLAAPDRCRTENDDRFWFCLRVGCDQKHEEEMDPEEIYKNFVLRVMAARSPSVGLRKALCRRDSRSKLECPRTVPAKSSKSRVSRLAMISSISTKMGETKVKVKQSSTTPNVKKATAAKQPSTKALTTPRNKKGVSNPGTFRSVRNPKPTTVEVPKDRVVAKALVFHSPKKVVKLKKSVEWSSSLRRICSGMKKLEITDGSKKNALGCSKPLAASRKQLRGREVKSRVYDSLHCQNQKTQEAKSINRLKKKKNENELPLSEAALGRHQDEKDTIESTSKNPLDILEQATGPSRSSHEENIEPCPKDNEIPEATEGDDDKENAMASNIRVSESKVMEIDNNKENYAASDENRKLDCGTGKLTNETHKNIQKVAKVMSKTMKENSTAVKGAQGMNYRKPKLTNPKPFRFRTDERGILKEANLEKKHLQAPEGSDNESDTRTHKDQPQTVKTSSLMKPKGSMERKISTIPQKRTAHMHQKATQKSEGGSEKTRPRVIE
- the LOC108474512 gene encoding serine--tRNA ligase-like — encoded protein: MLDINLFREEKGHKPEIIRESQRRRFAKVEDVDAIIDLDKVYRQLLYDLENLRKEFNKINKQVAQLKIAKQDATETIAKTEEIKQKIAVKDTEVKDAWAVLKSKLEKIGNLVHDSVPISDDEANNAVIRTWGEKRSEPKLKNHVDLVELLGIADTKKGADVAGGRGFYLKGDGVRLNQALINFGLDFLEKRGYTALQTPFFMRKDVMAKCAQLAQFDEELYKVTGEGDDKYLIATAEQPLCAYHVDDWIQPSELPIRYAGFSSCFRKEAGSHGRDTLGIFRVHQFEKVEQFCITSPNGNDSWDMHEEMLKNSEEFYQEIKLPYQIVAIVSGALNDAAAKKYDLEAWFPASQTYRELVSCSNCTDYQSRRLEIRYGQKKNNEQAKQYVHLLNSTLTATERTMCCILETYQKEDGVEIPEVLQPYMGGKSFLPFKTKPAPEAKGKKSKA